Genomic DNA from Mesotoga infera:
CGAGCAGATTCATAATATTCCCGATCAAGCCGAGAATTATTACCCCGACTACCGTACCGCCGACCGATCCGATCCCGCCGATGAAGTTTCCTCCGCCGACCATTACGGATGCAATTGCAATCAGCTCCCAACCTTGGCCCATAACATTCGTTCCGAGCGTCAATCTCGAAGTCATGACCACACCGGCAACTCCACACAACAGCCCAGAAATTGTGTAGGCCATAGTCTCGTTCACAATAGTGCTTATTCCCGCTAACCTGACCGCTTCCTTGTTACCTCCAATGCCGCGTATAAATCTTCCCATTATCGTCTTTCCCAAGAACAATGCAACGACTAACGCTATCGCCAGCCAGATCCATGCCATCACCGGAACTCCAATAAGATACTCTCTTCCCATCTTCAGAAAGTCCGGGTTCTTGAAGAACACTTGTCTTCCCTTTGAGAGAAGCAGACCCATGCCCTGATAAATCGTCATTGTCGCAAGAGTCACAATGAATGGAGTAATCTTCGCCACCGTAACTGCCAGGCCGTTGGCTAAACCGGCCAGCCCGCCTACGCCTATCGCAAGAAGAGAGGCCAACGGCCAGGCCATGCCTCCACTGAGAAAACTAGCCACTACAATCCCTGAAAGAGAGGCGATAGCTCCAACCGACAGGTCGATTCCTCCGGTAAGAATAACCAGAAGTTCTCCAAAGGCTACGATTCCGATCGCCGCATTCTGCTTCAGAAGGTTGGTGAGGTTCTCCGGTGTGAAGAATTTGTTGGACATGAATGCAGATATCGCAACGAATATTAGTAACATAAGATACTTGTCGTACTTTGAAAGAAAGTTGATCAGGAGATTCACTTTAAGCTGTTCATTCACCGAAAATCGTTTCGACATTAGCACCACCCGTATTTTTCAGATAAAGCAGGGCGAAGCGATTTTGCCGAACTTCGCCCCGTAGCAAATCTGAGTAATTAAATCCGAGTCGATCAGAATCCGTAGCTCATGTATTCATCGACGTTATCGTAAGAAATTCCGACCACGGGGATATAATAGCAATCCCTTACTGCAATTCCCTGAAGTGTTTCGTTAATCTGCTGCATACAAATTTCAGCAATCATCGTGGGGCTGTTCAAACCGGTCGCTAGAGCGGGTCCATTCTTGCCGTTCTCTGCTGCCTTGATTTCTTCGAGCATTCTCAGTTCGCCGTCGAATCCCACAATCAGTTTAACATCTGTTCTGCCGGCATTTCTAATAGCTGTAAGTGCTCCGAGTCCCTGCGCATCGTGATGGGCGATTACGACGTCAATCTTGGGATTGGCTGCTAGAAGTTCTTCCATCTGAAGCATGCCTTCTGATTCGCCAACGTCCACAACGGCCTGCCTCTCGTCGATTATATCGTATCCCTTGATCTGCCCCTGGTCGGAAATTCCACCCATTATTCCGCCAAATCTCAGTGCCGGACAACCGGTATCTGTTGCCGTGCTTCTGACATAAACTATCTTCGCTTCCCCGCCCATGAAATCGGCTACGAATCTGCCTATTGCCCTCGCAATTGCGAAGTTGTCTATACCGACGTAACATAACCTTCGCCGGGGCTCGTATTGTCTACGCAGAACAGAGGAACGTTTTTCCGAGCACAAAGGTCTGCAACGGATGGGACAATCTCGTCTCCGACTGGATTGAGAATGAGAATGTCGACTCCCTTTGCAATGAGGTCCTCGGCGAGCGAGAGCTGTTCGGCCGCACTCCTGTTAGAACTTACAACCTGTGTGAAGTTTGCGCCAAACTCCTTGGCAAGTTCGACGAACCTATCGCTCATTGCGGCATGATAGGTTGTTCCCAGAGTGAGCTGAACAAATCCGATGTTCTTCCCCTTTAGCGCATTTGTAGCCAAGTTTAGGCTGTTAGAAAACGCTGCAGTAGATAGCAGGAGCACTACTACCAAACCGATAACCAGTAGAGTCTT
This window encodes:
- a CDS encoding ABC transporter permease, with product MSKRFSVNEQLKVNLLINFLSKYDKYLMLLIFVAISAFMSNKFFTPENLTNLLKQNAAIGIVAFGELLVILTGGIDLSVGAIASLSGIVVASFLSGGMAWPLASLLAIGVGGLAGLANGLAVTVAKITPFIVTLATMTIYQGMGLLLSKGRQVFFKNPDFLKMGREYLIGVPVMAWIWLAIALVVALFLGKTIMGRFIRGIGGNKEAVRLAGISTIVNETMAYTISGLLCGVAGVVMTSRLTLGTNVMGQGWELIAIASVMVGGGNFIGGIGSVGGTVVGVIILGLIGNIMNLLGISIYWQQIIRGLIILLAVFSSSRKRQGAVS
- a CDS encoding sugar ABC transporter substrate-binding protein, whose protein sequence is MRCRPLCSEKRSSVLRRQYEPRRRLCYVGIDNFAIARAIGRFVADFMGGEAKIVYVRSTATDTGCPALRFGGIMGGISDQGQIKGYDIIDERQAVVDVGESEGMLQMEELLAANPKIDVVIAHHDAQGLGALTAIRNAGRTDVKLIVGFDGELRMLEEIKAAENGKNGPALATGLNSPTMIAEICMQQINETLQGIAVRDCYYIPVVGISYDNVDEYMSYGF
- a CDS encoding sugar ABC transporter substrate-binding protein, with product MKHPPKGVGKKEVLNMKRKTLLVIGLVVVLLLSTAAFSNSLNLATNALKGKNIGFVQLTLGTTYHAAMSDRFVELAKEFGANFTQVVSSNRSAAEQLSLAEDLIAKGVDILILNPVGDEIVPSVADLCARKNVPLFCVDNTSPGEGYVTSV